One segment of Clavelina lepadiformis chromosome 2, kaClaLepa1.1, whole genome shotgun sequence DNA contains the following:
- the LOC143446327 gene encoding uncharacterized protein LOC143446327 isoform X2, whose amino-acid sequence MSRFFVFNGYKTDGVDSQTIAKMIKFDNFADRLEAYVLRKLTSVQVCQWTDAMENKLPVTLMILRNLLLTGGQFIFLFRKDFTTLFSNIIATFYCVHKHGSCQRIS is encoded by the exons ATGTCTCGTTTCTTTG TTTTCAACGGTTACAAAACTGATGGTGTAGATTCTCAAACTATCGCGAAAATGATCAAATTTGACAACTTTGCTGATCGGTTGGAGGCTTACGTGCTGAGAAAGTTGACTTCAGTTCAAG tctgtCAGTGGACCGACGCGATGGAAAACAAGTTGCCAGTCACATTGATGATCTTGAGAAATTTATTACTGACGGGCggacaatttatttttttattccgAAAAGATTTCACAACACTGTTTAGTAATATCATAGCGACATTTTATTGCGTTCACAAACATGGCTCTTGCCAAAGAATTTCGTAG
- the LOC143446327 gene encoding uncharacterized protein LOC143446327 isoform X1, with translation MSRFFVFNGYKTDGVDSQTIAKMIKFDNFADRLEAYVLRKLTSVQGTKDPLSKRFWQTFDDYVVYYSLSVDRRDGKQVASHIDDLEKFITDGRTIYFFIPKRFHNTV, from the exons ATGTCTCGTTTCTTTG TTTTCAACGGTTACAAAACTGATGGTGTAGATTCTCAAACTATCGCGAAAATGATCAAATTTGACAACTTTGCTGATCGGTTGGAGGCTTACGTGCTGAGAAAGTTGACTTCAGTTCAAG GAACAAAAGACCCTTTAAGCAAGAGGTTTTGGCAAACATTCGATGACTACgttgtttattacagtctgtCAGTGGACCGACGCGATGGAAAACAAGTTGCCAGTCACATTGATGATCTTGAGAAATTTATTACTGACGGGCggacaatttatttttttattccgAAAAGATTTCACAACACTGTTTAG